The Microplitis mediator isolate UGA2020A chromosome 10, iyMicMedi2.1, whole genome shotgun sequence genomic sequence AGTAAACAACTTAAAGCTGCTTATCTTTTAGCTGTTAAACATTCAAGAGCACAAGACATCCGAAGAATATTAAAAGAAGCTGATAGTCTTGGTCAGTCTGCCATTAAATCAATTTGTACCAAGTGGCTTCAACATAATCAACCCAATTAACTGTTGATtaaattaaggaaaaaaagtttgcaattacaattgtaattataattattttaatgtaaatattaacCCAGATTTGCGATTTAGCAatgctttatttttatttgttatgcaattatttaagtaacaattgagaaagaaatttaaatttaactattttcGTGTTGACTTTTGTACataagtgaattaaaaaaaaaaaaaaaaaaacggcaCATTGAACTGATTATACTTTAAAAAGCTGTGATATTTAACACGTGTACTAATAAAATACACATacaatatttatgtaatatataaatatatgtatacatgtactttatactaaaaaattagatctagAAAATGTATTGTCATTGTAGATAAATATATTCCATAAAATCATTACTATTATATTACGtatgttttataataatgGTAAATATATACCCAAACTAATATATGTTTTgctgtttaaaatatattttcctaCGTACTTTTAAATCTTACtgttaatttatgaaattatatatatagatgtatatatctGCCAGTCGATTTTACAGTCAATGATGATATGTACATATGGaatgtttataattataaatagatggaatgtagatattttttaattataacgtGACACGACAGCAGACTAGatgttagtttttaaaaactatcagcgcaaataataaaaacattaacaaaattttctaaacagaataaggtttttatatacaaGTGGGGCTCTACTTTGTTTTCTTGAGTTCATATTTATTACAACTTTTAAAAGTGTACCCTCTGTCATCAATTTTTGTAATCTAAGCCACTAGTAATTCTGATACTGTcgacttaattttcataaattttctggAAACTGAATgaaatacattaattaattataagtaagtGTGTAAATCAGGTGATAAAGACCAAAATTACGtgttcttaatttatttattctgtcTACGACATTTCGTTGGTATCtatatacattattatttaaagttatcacgtgtatataaaaaaaaatttgacaaataAATGGAGActgaatgtatgtataataaacGTATGAAGGAGGTAGTAAGCAATGGAAAATCCAATGACTTTGTGTTGACTTACtgttttaattgtaatttatgtatattgatttcatgattattttttaaaaactgaaatTTACTTATATAGTTCATGAttgatgattttaaataataatgtatatCGTTCTCATGGATTCCTGATGATTTTGGAATGATACCAACGAAACATCGTAGACTGAATAAATAAAGAACACGTAACTTTGGTCTTTATcatatccctgattaaacaaaacgattaACTCAATGCTGAATGCATATTTATATAGTAGTAAAATTGAATCGTTTTGAATTGTTTCTTTTGATCAAGGCTGATTTACAcacttataataataacaaggcttgaattttttaaattaattaattcatggATATCATGGTTAATGGcatattgaaatattaaatataagtgGAGCCGAACTTGTATGTAAGTatccaaaaataaatgacatctaaaaaatgattataaaaaaatattaataaatctcaCAGAATTAAAAAGCTTAAAAGTAAAATCTACGATTCTTCTTCATCAGCGTTGCCAGTAGTCAGTCTTCGTTCATATTTTTCAGCGAATTTAgcgtcaatattttttatggaacCCAGTAGACTATCTTTCTCCTGCTGAGTCCAATTTTGGCTCCACTCTTGGAAAAGTTTTACACGACATTGAAACAAACTTGGTGGTCTCGTTGGTTCATCTTTATTGCAACCCAGTCCTTCGATACCAGGCACGAGTCCGTTCACTAAATCAGCTGGTCCACATCGTTCaataagaatatttaaaaaatctccacGCTGCATTTCAGACCACTCTTGGAACCACTCTACCATGTATCTCAACTGAGCTTGATTTGACAACGTCGATGTCATTTTTCATCTATAAATTatccatttttaatttaattatttaattccatTACACTCCCAACTATTAAAtacttgtaataaaaaaaacaattgatctTGCGAtactaatataaataa encodes the following:
- the LOC130675986 gene encoding uncharacterized protein C14orf119, producing the protein MTSTLSNQAQLRYMVEWFQEWSEMQRGDFLNILIERCGPADLVNGLVPGIEGLGCNKDEPTRPPSLFQCRVKLFQEWSQNWTQQEKDSLLGSIKNIDAKFAEKYERRLTTGNADEEES